In a single window of the Bacillota bacterium genome:
- the gatC gene encoding Asp-tRNA(Asn)/Glu-tRNA(Gln) amidotransferase subunit GatC gives MGVDIDNDRVRQLAQVSRLKLTEDEVETYQAQLSSILTTISEVKTMDTEGVEPMLYPRVLGNVMRPDKAGDSMPREQALANGPVVKDGMFQVPRILEEE, from the coding sequence ATGGGTGTCGATATCGATAACGACCGGGTCCGCCAACTGGCTCAGGTTAGCCGCCTAAAGCTAACGGAGGATGAGGTCGAGACCTACCAAGCCCAGCTCAGCAGTATTCTAACTACCATCAGTGAAGTGAAGACAATGGACACCGAGGGCGTTGAGCCCATGCTCTATCCTCGGGTGTTGGGTAATGTGATGCGGCCCGATAAGGCTGGGGACTCGATGCCCCGGGAACAGGCTCTGGCCAATGGTCCCGTGGTGAAGGACGGAATGTTTCAAGTCCCACGCATCCTAGAAGAAGAATAG
- the gatA gene encoding Asp-tRNA(Asn)/Glu-tRNA(Gln) amidotransferase subunit GatA: MSLFTMTAHELKDKLLSREISAMELLDSVYGQIEGVEPQVQAYITLTKELAQEQAKAVDEGFQRGSAQAGAGIPIAIKDNISVAGVPNTCASKMLANYRPPFHATVVEKLIAAGMPILGKTNMDEFATGSSSESSWYHPTRNPWDLARVPGGSSGGSAAAVSAGEAIWALGTDTGGSLRQPAAFCGVVALKPTYGLISRYGVVAVASSLDHVGPVTKDVTDCALLLQRIAGYDGRDSTSAQEEIPDYASYLQTNIRGLRVGVPKEFLSLDGLDGEVRQGVERAIKLYEELGAAIIEVTLPHIHQALSVYYIIMSAEASSNLGRYDGVRYGYRCEDAGDTVSMFSQTRSEGFGPEVKRRILLGTYLLSSGQYETYYRQAQRARTLIARDFQQAFAQCDVILGPTVPTTAFELGARRDDPLEMYQSDIYTAPVNLAGLPAMSVPCGLDSSGLPMGLQLIGPHFGEGTLLKAAYAYEQASGHYRLRAPVEVKNNG; the protein is encoded by the coding sequence ATGTCTCTATTTACTATGACGGCCCATGAGCTGAAGGACAAGCTGCTCTCCCGGGAGATCTCGGCGATGGAGCTGCTGGATTCGGTGTATGGGCAAATCGAAGGGGTTGAACCGCAGGTTCAGGCCTATATTACGCTGACCAAGGAGCTGGCCCAAGAGCAGGCCAAGGCCGTCGATGAAGGGTTTCAAAGGGGCAGTGCCCAGGCCGGTGCCGGAATTCCCATCGCGATTAAAGATAACATCTCCGTTGCGGGAGTTCCCAACACCTGTGCCTCCAAGATGTTGGCCAATTACCGGCCGCCCTTTCACGCTACAGTGGTGGAGAAGCTAATCGCCGCGGGAATGCCCATCCTAGGCAAGACCAATATGGATGAGTTTGCCACCGGCTCCTCGTCGGAGAGTTCCTGGTATCACCCAACCCGCAACCCTTGGGATTTGGCTCGGGTACCGGGGGGGTCCAGTGGGGGCTCTGCCGCCGCGGTCAGTGCCGGGGAGGCAATTTGGGCCCTGGGGACCGATACCGGGGGTTCCCTGCGGCAACCGGCAGCCTTTTGCGGCGTGGTCGCGTTGAAGCCTACCTATGGATTGATCTCCCGCTATGGGGTGGTTGCCGTGGCCTCTTCCCTAGATCATGTGGGTCCGGTAACCAAGGATGTTACCGACTGCGCCTTGCTGCTGCAAAGGATCGCGGGATACGATGGCCGGGACTCCACCTCAGCCCAGGAGGAGATTCCCGATTACGCCAGCTACCTGCAAACAAACATTCGGGGACTGCGAGTTGGGGTCCCGAAGGAATTCCTTTCCCTCGACGGGCTCGATGGAGAGGTTCGCCAAGGGGTGGAAAGGGCAATCAAGCTCTATGAAGAACTGGGAGCTGCCATCATTGAGGTAACTCTGCCCCATATTCATCAGGCTTTGTCGGTGTACTACATCATCATGTCGGCGGAGGCCAGTTCCAATCTCGGTCGCTATGATGGTGTCAGATATGGGTATCGCTGTGAAGATGCCGGGGATACCGTATCGATGTTTAGTCAGACCCGGAGTGAGGGCTTTGGTCCCGAGGTGAAGCGGCGCATCCTTCTGGGTACCTATTTGCTCAGCAGTGGACAGTATGAGACATATTATCGCCAGGCCCAGCGAGCCCGGACTTTGATTGCCCGGGATTTTCAGCAGGCCTTTGCCCAGTGTGATGTGATCCTTGGTCCGACGGTTCCCACTACAGCCTTTGAGCTGGGAGCCCGCCGGGATGACCCCCTCGAGATGTATCAATCGGATATCTATACGGCGCCGGTGAATCTCGCGGGACTGCCGGCGATGTCGGTTCCCTGTGGTTTGGATTCCTCTGGGCTGCCCATGGGATTACAGCTAATTGGTCCTCACTTTGGGGAAGGAACCCTGCTAAAGGCAGCCTACGCCTATGAACAGGCCTCCGGTCATTATCGACTGCGGGCACCGGTGGAGGTGAAGAACAATGGCTGA
- the gatB gene encoding Asp-tRNA(Asn)/Glu-tRNA(Gln) amidotransferase subunit GatB, whose product MAEYEVIIGLEVHAELLTQSKLFCRCSTKFGQEPNTQVCPVCLGLPGTLPVLNSKAVEYTIRAGLALNCTIADISKFDRKNYFYPDLPKAYQVSQFDLPLCREGYIDIATEGGSRRIGINRIHLEEEAGKLMHAGDNIVGAEYSLVDYNRGGIPLIEIVSEPDLRSPEEARLYLDQLKSTLQYIGVSDCKMQEGSLRCDANISLRRKGERGFGVKSEIKNLNSFRAVQRALEYEVKRQRAELEAGATLIPDTRHWDEERGITVQMRTKEEADDYRYFPDPDLMPITIESSWVEEIRATIPELPQARRERFIQEYQLPEYDAQILTVSRELADFFEECVKEYADPKPVSNWIMGELLRVVNPAEDGLGALAITPTHLVSLLKLIDEGTISGSVGKDVFAEMIATGNMPEDIVAAKGLKQISDVDELMAIVEQVIADNPKSVSDYRAGKTKALGFLVGQVMRATKGQANPQKVNELLVKGLEG is encoded by the coding sequence ATGGCTGAATATGAAGTGATTATCGGCTTAGAGGTACACGCGGAACTGCTAACCCAGTCCAAACTCTTTTGCCGGTGCAGCACCAAGTTTGGTCAGGAACCCAACACCCAGGTGTGTCCCGTTTGTCTGGGACTGCCCGGTACCCTGCCGGTACTAAACAGCAAGGCAGTGGAATATACCATAAGAGCCGGACTGGCTTTGAATTGTACTATTGCCGACATCAGTAAGTTTGATCGCAAGAACTACTTTTACCCCGATTTGCCCAAGGCCTATCAGGTTTCTCAGTTTGACCTACCCCTCTGCCGGGAAGGTTATATTGACATTGCCACCGAGGGGGGAAGTCGCCGGATCGGCATTAACCGCATCCACTTAGAGGAAGAGGCCGGGAAGTTGATGCATGCCGGTGACAATATTGTCGGGGCTGAGTATTCCCTGGTGGATTACAACCGCGGTGGAATCCCCCTGATCGAAATCGTCAGTGAGCCGGATCTGCGCAGCCCCGAAGAAGCTCGCCTGTACCTGGATCAACTGAAGAGTACCCTACAGTACATTGGTGTCTCCGACTGCAAGATGCAGGAGGGTTCCCTGCGTTGCGATGCCAACATTTCCCTCCGACGCAAAGGAGAGCGGGGCTTTGGTGTGAAGTCAGAGATTAAGAACCTCAACTCCTTCCGAGCAGTGCAGCGGGCCCTGGAGTATGAGGTCAAGCGGCAGCGGGCGGAGCTGGAGGCTGGGGCTACCCTGATTCCCGATACCAGGCACTGGGATGAGGAACGGGGCATTACTGTGCAGATGCGCACCAAGGAAGAGGCCGATGATTATCGGTATTTCCCCGATCCGGACCTGATGCCCATCACCATCGAGTCTAGTTGGGTGGAGGAGATACGGGCCACCATTCCAGAGCTGCCCCAGGCCCGGCGGGAGCGGTTTATCCAGGAGTACCAACTGCCGGAGTACGATGCCCAGATCTTGACGGTGAGCCGAGAGTTGGCTGACTTCTTTGAGGAGTGTGTCAAGGAGTATGCCGACCCGAAACCGGTGAGTAACTGGATTATGGGAGAGCTCCTTCGGGTAGTCAATCCCGCGGAGGATGGACTAGGGGCTTTGGCTATTACCCCGACCCATCTGGTGTCTTTACTGAAGTTAATTGACGAGGGAACAATCAGTGGTAGTGTCGGTAAGGATGTATTTGCTGAGATGATTGCCACAGGGAACATGCCTGAAGACATCGTGGCTGCCAAGGGTCTGAAACAAATCAGCGATGTCGATGAGCTGATGGCGATAGTTGAGCAGGTCATCGCCGACAACCCTAAGTCCGTCAGTGATTACCGGGCCGGAAAGACCAAGGCCTTGGGCTTCTTGGTCGGGCAAGTAATGCGAGCCACCAAGGGTCAGGCCAATCCCCAGAAGGTAAACGAATTGTTAGTCAAGGGTCTCGAAGGGTAA
- the nifV gene encoding homocitrate synthase yields the protein MSKLDRFNTPVYIVDTTLRDGEQTAGVVFSNAEKIRIAKLLDELGVHQIEAGIPVMGGDEAEAVKEIVRSDLRASIMAWNRAVVKDVEASLRCGVDAVAISISTSDIHIQHKLRTSRQWVLDNMTAATEFAKSHGLYVSVNAEDASRSDMDFLIQFALAAKQAGADRLRYCDTVGIMEPFTIYQRVKEIIDKTGLDVEMHTHNDFGMATANALAGIRAGAKFVGVTVNGLGERAGNAALDEVVMALKHINQMDLGLKTQSFREIAEYVAQASGRTLPVWKAIVGTNMFAHESGIHADGVLKEASTYEVFAPEEVGLQRQIVIGKHSGSKALLMKFSEYGIQLSEQEANELLVRVRATAVELKRALFDKELVYIYEDYLRDKEREASASS from the coding sequence ATGAGTAAACTCGATCGCTTCAATACTCCGGTGTATATAGTCGATACGACCCTGCGAGACGGAGAACAAACTGCTGGAGTAGTTTTCTCTAATGCCGAAAAGATCCGTATTGCCAAGCTGTTGGATGAACTTGGCGTTCATCAGATTGAAGCCGGGATCCCTGTCATGGGTGGAGATGAAGCCGAGGCAGTCAAGGAGATTGTCCGCTCCGATTTGCGGGCCAGCATCATGGCCTGGAATCGGGCCGTGGTGAAGGATGTAGAGGCTTCCCTGCGCTGCGGAGTGGATGCCGTGGCCATCTCCATCTCCACCTCGGATATCCACATTCAGCACAAGCTGCGCACCAGTCGCCAGTGGGTACTGGATAACATGACAGCGGCAACGGAGTTTGCCAAGTCCCACGGCCTGTATGTTTCCGTCAATGCCGAGGACGCGTCTCGTTCTGATATGGACTTTCTCATCCAATTTGCCCTGGCGGCCAAACAGGCTGGAGCCGACCGACTGCGGTACTGCGATACCGTGGGCATTATGGAGCCCTTTACCATCTACCAACGGGTTAAGGAGATAATAGATAAGACCGGACTAGATGTCGAGATGCATACCCACAACGACTTTGGCATGGCCACTGCCAATGCCCTGGCGGGAATTAGAGCCGGAGCGAAATTCGTTGGTGTGACCGTCAATGGTCTAGGTGAGCGGGCTGGTAATGCTGCCCTTGATGAAGTGGTGATGGCGCTAAAGCACATTAACCAGATGGACCTGGGTTTGAAGACCCAATCCTTCCGAGAAATCGCCGAGTATGTTGCTCAGGCGTCGGGCCGCACCCTGCCGGTGTGGAAGGCCATCGTTGGTACCAATATGTTTGCCCATGAGTCGGGGATCCATGCCGATGGGGTTCTCAAGGAAGCCAGTACCTACGAGGTTTTTGCCCCGGAAGAAGTAGGTCTGCAGCGACAGATCGTAATTGGAAAACACTCTGGTTCCAAGGCACTGTTGATGAAATTCTCCGAGTATGGAATTCAGTTATCTGAACAGGAAGCCAATGAACTGCTGGTGAGAGTTAGGGCTACTGCCGTTGAACTAAAACGGGCCCTCTTTGATAAAGAACTGGTTTATATCTATGAAGACTATTTGCGAGACAAGGAGAGGGAGGCCAGCGCCAGCAGTTAA